Proteins found in one Promicromonospora sukumoe genomic segment:
- a CDS encoding GntR family transcriptional regulator — protein sequence MSQTIERESPVPYYEQLFGILRDRVVDGTIPTDERFPSELELCREFGLSRATVRQTLSKLEQEGYARRVARRGVFASAPGEASGWVIHDTQGFLESQVSHGRTGITTEVVDARFVLPPEHVAEALRLAANDEVFALQRVRWLDGKLAMFSTNWFPKDVGRTIADAEDVLAGTGSVNNTLRKAGFVTSGAHRVIRAMRAPEGVAAHLQIGPDQPVLRVRSDSWDHTGTRFDYYETWVLTDVVPLEVDVSAS from the coding sequence GTGTCGCAGACCATCGAGCGGGAGTCCCCGGTCCCCTACTACGAGCAGCTGTTCGGCATCCTGCGGGACCGCGTGGTCGACGGGACCATCCCGACCGACGAGCGGTTCCCCAGCGAGCTGGAGCTGTGCCGGGAGTTCGGTCTCTCCCGCGCCACGGTGCGCCAGACGCTCTCGAAGCTGGAGCAGGAGGGCTACGCCCGGCGGGTCGCGCGGCGCGGTGTCTTCGCCTCCGCGCCCGGCGAGGCGTCCGGCTGGGTCATCCACGACACCCAGGGGTTCCTGGAGTCCCAGGTCAGCCACGGCCGCACCGGCATCACCACCGAGGTGGTCGACGCGCGGTTCGTCCTCCCTCCGGAGCACGTCGCCGAGGCGCTCCGCCTCGCGGCGAACGACGAGGTCTTCGCGCTGCAGCGGGTCCGGTGGCTCGACGGCAAGCTCGCGATGTTCAGCACCAACTGGTTCCCCAAGGACGTGGGTCGCACCATCGCCGACGCCGAGGACGTCCTCGCCGGGACCGGCTCGGTGAACAACACGCTGCGCAAGGCCGGCTTCGTCACCAGCGGCGCCCACCGGGTCATCCGCGCCATGCGCGCCCCCGAGGGCGTGGCCGCCCACCTGCAGATCGGGCCCGACCAGCCCGTGCTGCGCGTGCGCTCCGACTCCTGGGACCACACCGGGACGCGGTTCGACTACTACGAGACGTGGGTCCTGACCGACGTCGTCCCGCTCGAGGTGGACGTCTCCGCGAGCTGA
- a CDS encoding alpha/beta hydrolase: MPDLTTQSHPDDGPATPEPNQSPLLGLTRRRPSRNGARRGIAVALAAGLVASVGAAAGAPAMADDRAATATSATAITTQAPTPAPAEFGECPADVVAGAAPYVLDCATVEVPLDYAEPEGRQIDLTISRMASANPEKRRGILLLNPGGPSGTGLTLSTLLASKGLPKSVRDAYDIIAMDTRGIGHSTAARCGFTAETPHFGNLPPFAVDDAAVDAQAKIVRDVAEQCASSSDAELIQHLNTPNTARDLDQIRAALGEEKASYLGYSYGSGLGATYDAMFPERADRVVLDSNLGETHLSQDVIRLFGPGMEETFPDFAKWAAKRHGSYGLGRTPAQVRATFFELAERLQEKPLAGVDGTIFRMGTFGYLYSPGQYPKIAELWESVLTDDAAAAERLTAEVPAGPLVGVPGGLTAEPTGATSGDTAGAGKSAEEPWALDNALTVFLSVSCNDSEWAEDVQHYKDTTAADRAEFPMYGAAGANITPCAYWPYEPAEQAEISQKGKKNILIVQNERDPATPLRGGEAAREKFGDRARLVTVDGSGHGAYVLHDNACGLETTTKFLVDGTQPKRDVSCRAG, translated from the coding sequence ATGCCAGACCTCACGACGCAGTCCCACCCCGACGACGGGCCTGCCACCCCTGAACCGAACCAGTCCCCGCTCCTCGGCCTGACGCGGAGGAGACCATCCCGGAACGGAGCGCGCCGCGGGATCGCCGTGGCACTCGCGGCCGGCCTGGTGGCCTCGGTGGGCGCCGCCGCCGGCGCACCCGCGATGGCGGACGACCGGGCCGCGACAGCGACGTCGGCCACGGCGATCACGACGCAGGCGCCCACCCCGGCACCCGCGGAGTTCGGTGAGTGTCCCGCCGACGTCGTCGCGGGGGCCGCTCCGTACGTGCTGGACTGCGCCACGGTGGAGGTGCCGCTGGACTACGCCGAGCCCGAGGGCCGGCAGATCGACCTCACGATCTCCCGGATGGCGAGCGCGAACCCGGAGAAGCGCCGCGGCATCCTGCTGCTGAACCCGGGCGGCCCGTCCGGCACGGGGCTCACGCTGTCCACGCTGCTGGCGTCCAAGGGGCTGCCCAAGAGCGTGCGCGACGCCTACGACATCATCGCGATGGACACCCGCGGCATCGGGCACTCGACGGCCGCACGGTGCGGTTTCACCGCGGAGACCCCGCACTTCGGCAACCTTCCGCCGTTCGCGGTGGACGACGCCGCCGTCGACGCGCAGGCGAAGATCGTCCGGGACGTCGCCGAGCAGTGCGCGTCGTCGTCCGACGCCGAGCTGATCCAGCACCTGAACACGCCGAACACGGCGCGCGACCTGGACCAGATCCGGGCCGCGCTGGGCGAGGAGAAGGCCAGCTACCTGGGCTACTCCTACGGCAGCGGGCTGGGCGCCACCTACGACGCGATGTTCCCCGAGCGGGCCGACCGCGTGGTGCTGGACAGCAACCTCGGTGAGACGCACCTGAGCCAGGACGTCATCCGGCTGTTCGGGCCCGGCATGGAGGAGACCTTCCCCGACTTCGCGAAGTGGGCGGCCAAGCGGCACGGCAGCTACGGTCTGGGCCGCACGCCGGCCCAGGTGCGGGCCACGTTCTTCGAGCTGGCGGAACGGCTCCAGGAGAAGCCGCTGGCCGGGGTGGACGGCACGATCTTCCGGATGGGCACCTTCGGGTACCTCTACAGCCCGGGCCAGTACCCCAAGATCGCCGAGCTCTGGGAGTCGGTCCTGACCGACGACGCCGCGGCCGCGGAGCGGCTCACGGCAGAGGTGCCGGCCGGGCCGCTGGTCGGCGTCCCGGGTGGGCTGACGGCGGAGCCCACCGGTGCCACGTCCGGCGACACGGCCGGTGCGGGCAAGAGCGCCGAGGAGCCCTGGGCGCTCGACAACGCCCTGACGGTGTTCCTCTCGGTGAGCTGCAACGACTCCGAGTGGGCCGAGGACGTGCAGCACTACAAGGACACCACGGCCGCGGATCGCGCGGAGTTCCCGATGTACGGCGCCGCGGGCGCCAACATCACGCCCTGCGCCTACTGGCCGTACGAGCCCGCCGAGCAGGCCGAGATCTCGCAGAAGGGCAAGAAGAACATCCTGATCGTGCAGAACGAGCGCGACCCGGCCACACCGCTGCGCGGTGGTGAGGCCGCCCGGGAGAAGTTCGGCGACCGGGCGCGCCTGGTGACCGTCGACGGCAGCGGGCACGGCGCCTATGTGCTGCACGACAACGCCTGCGGCCTGGAGACCACCACGAAGTTCCTGGTGGACGGCACCCAGCCGAAGCGGGATGTCTCGTGCCGGGCCGGCTGA
- a CDS encoding SDR family NAD(P)-dependent oxidoreductase, giving the protein MTTEPTTPRTWLITGASRGLGRAFTEAALAAGDRVAAVSRTVRDDDTRDGLLQITADVRDPASVRAAVDRAVDAFGRLDVVVNNAGTLSYGFVEEFTEEQVRAQLETNFFGAVWVTQAVAPVLRRQGSGHLVQISSIGGLAGFAGTGLYSASKFALEGLSEAVAHELAEFGVHVTVVQPGGYWTDLYTAMETAAPLPEYDPLRERLAAQLAEGSVDSDPRLAAEAILRLVAAEEPPRRLLLGSMVYDLAFAVTDERRRTWAQWEDVSRAAEEAIPAPAEQA; this is encoded by the coding sequence ATGACCACCGAACCGACCACACCCCGCACCTGGCTCATCACCGGCGCCAGCCGGGGCCTGGGCCGCGCCTTCACCGAGGCGGCGCTCGCGGCCGGCGACCGGGTCGCCGCCGTCTCCCGCACGGTCCGCGACGACGACACCCGGGACGGGCTGCTCCAGATCACCGCCGACGTGCGAGACCCGGCGTCGGTACGGGCCGCCGTCGACCGGGCGGTCGACGCCTTCGGCCGGCTCGACGTCGTCGTCAACAACGCCGGGACCCTCTCCTACGGGTTCGTCGAGGAGTTCACCGAGGAGCAGGTCCGCGCCCAGCTCGAGACCAACTTCTTCGGCGCCGTCTGGGTGACGCAGGCGGTCGCTCCCGTGCTGCGGCGGCAGGGTTCCGGCCACCTGGTGCAGATCTCGAGCATCGGCGGCCTCGCCGGCTTCGCGGGCACCGGGCTGTACAGCGCCAGCAAGTTCGCACTGGAGGGGCTGAGCGAGGCGGTCGCGCACGAGCTCGCCGAGTTCGGTGTACACGTGACCGTGGTCCAGCCCGGCGGCTACTGGACCGACCTCTACACCGCGATGGAGACCGCCGCACCGCTGCCGGAGTACGACCCGCTGCGCGAACGGCTGGCGGCGCAGCTCGCGGAGGGCAGCGTGGACAGCGACCCGCGCCTGGCCGCCGAGGCGATCCTGCGGCTGGTCGCGGCCGAGGAGCCCCCGCGCCGGCTCCTGCTCGGCAGCATGGTCTACGACCTCGCGTTCGCCGTCACCGACGAGCGGCGCCGCACCTGGGCGCAGTGGGAGGACGTGAGCCGGGCCGCCGAGGAGGCGATCCCCGCACCCGCCGAGCAGGCCTAG
- a CDS encoding TetR/AcrR family transcriptional regulator, with amino-acid sequence MTTEQRSSGRRRNPATRAAILATAFDVVAELGYAGLTMEKVASRAGVGKQTIYRWWPNKGVLVLDAVLERTAGGGEPVELPDTGDLEADLAAVLVATVGELADPGFDRALRGLTAAIIEDAELARAYHERLDAPMRELKKRRLRRAQEAGQLDADVDLDLAVDLVFAPVAQRWTVRSGDLTPEGARAVVRSALRGLAAR; translated from the coding sequence ATGACCACCGAGCAGCGCTCCTCCGGGCGTCGTCGCAACCCCGCGACCCGGGCGGCGATCCTGGCCACCGCCTTCGACGTCGTCGCCGAGCTGGGCTACGCCGGGCTGACCATGGAGAAGGTGGCGAGCCGGGCCGGCGTCGGCAAGCAGACGATCTACCGGTGGTGGCCGAACAAGGGTGTCCTGGTGCTGGACGCCGTGCTCGAACGGACGGCGGGCGGCGGGGAGCCGGTCGAGCTCCCGGACACGGGCGACCTCGAGGCGGACCTGGCCGCCGTCCTGGTCGCCACCGTGGGAGAGCTCGCCGACCCCGGCTTCGACCGCGCCCTGCGCGGCCTGACCGCGGCGATCATCGAGGACGCCGAGCTCGCCCGGGCCTACCACGAACGGCTCGACGCCCCGATGCGCGAGCTCAAGAAGCGCCGCCTCCGGCGTGCGCAGGAGGCCGGGCAGCTCGACGCCGACGTCGACCTGGACCTGGCCGTGGACCTGGTCTTCGCCCCCGTGGCCCAGCGCTGGACGGTCCGCTCGGGCGACCTCACGCCGGAGGGTGCGCGGGCAGTCGTCCGGTCCGCGTTGCGCGGGCTCGCCGCCCGGTGA